The DNA window AGGCCGGACTCCCCGTTCAGGATTTTCAGGTGCCCATCGACGTGCTCTGGATGCGGATACCCAAAGACCCCGCCCAGACCGATCAGGCACTCGGCTACATCGACCGGGGGCAGTTTATGGTGCTCATCGACCGGCACGACTATTTCCAGTGCGGCTACCTGATTCCCAAAGGGCAATTCGACGCGATCAAACAGCGGGGACTTGCGGCCTTGCAGGACACCATCGTTCGGATGGCCCCGTTCGTCGGTGAACACATCCGGCAACTCGATAGCTGGGATCAGATCAGCCTGCTAACCGTGAAAATCGACCGGCTCCGGCAATGGTATCAACCGGGGCTACTCTGCATCGGCGATGCGGCCCACGCCATGTCGCCGGCGGGTGGTGTCGGTATCAACATGGCGATTCAGGACGCCGTTGCGGCTGCCCATTACCTGGCCGAACCGCTGCTGAACGGCACTGTCAGCGAAGCCGTTTGCCAGCGGATTCAGCGTCGGCGGCTGCTACCAGTCAGGCTGATTCAGTCGGCGCAGATCTTCGTGCATCGCCGGATCATCAACGGGCAGAACGCATCGGTTCCGGCGGGGTTCGTCTGGGCACTCAACCACATCCCGGCCCTCCGACGCTTCATCGGGCACATGATCGGTATGGGGCCACGGCCGGAGCACATCGACAGGCTGCACTGACGACCGCGGCATTCAGGGTTTATCGAAGGTCATGGGATAAATCAGACTGCTTACTCCCCCACTGTCGACCAGCACCGCTTCCCCATTGGCCAGGGTTACTTCGCCCCGAAAAAGAGCAACCACGACCTGAGCAATGTCGGCGGGTGTAGCGAGCTGACCACTTGGATTCGACGCACCAAACGTGGCTTTGGCATCCGGCTGATCGCCCGACAGACGGTCGACCATGGGCGTATCGGTCGTCCAGGGGCAGACGGCGTAGGTTTGAATATGATCCTTGCCATAACCAGCCGCCA is part of the Spirosoma rhododendri genome and encodes:
- a CDS encoding FAD-dependent oxidoreductase; amino-acid sequence: MLGYLLARAGVDVTVLEKHGDFLRDFRGDTIHPSTLELMHELGLDAEFLQLPHQELRSVNLSLNARMVPVADFSRLPVHSRFIAFMPQWDFLSFLSDKARQYPNFHLLMQTEMTDLIRQNGRVVGVRATSPAGELTIDADWVVGTDGRHSRVRKQAGLPVQDFQVPIDVLWMRIPKDPAQTDQALGYIDRGQFMVLIDRHDYFQCGYLIPKGQFDAIKQRGLAALQDTIVRMAPFVGEHIRQLDSWDQISLLTVKIDRLRQWYQPGLLCIGDAAHAMSPAGGVGINMAIQDAVAAAHYLAEPLLNGTVSEAVCQRIQRRRLLPVRLIQSAQIFVHRRIINGQNASVPAGFVWALNHIPALRRFIGHMIGMGPRPEHIDRLH